TTTCCGGCGTGCGAATGGGCACCGGAAAGAAACAGCTCGTGCTTGGCGGCACGGGCCAGCTTGGACTAAGCCTCCTCCGCTACCTGCTTAGCGTCGGACGCGGCGCGCGCACGATTGTGCGCAATCCGGACAAGCTTTATGAAGCCGGGCTGCATGAAGAAATCGAAGTTCTTACCGCCGAGATGGACGACGTCTGGACGCTGCGCAAGATAATCGAGGGCAGCAGCGCCGTCTATTACTGCTCCACCAAGTGGATTACCGAGCCGCAGGACGCTCTCATAGAGATGATATGGGCGGAAAGAATCGCCAACGCGTGCCTGGAGTTCGACGTGAGGCTGGTCGTACCCAGCTGCGCGTGGGTGTACGGCCGGACGACCGTCAATCCGATACCCGAAACGCATCCATTGTTGTCTTCCGCGCCGTACGGAACCGCGAAGGCGGCCGTGGAGCACGTGGTCATGAAACTGGCGAGGGCGTCCGGGCTTCCGGCGACGGTATTGCGGCTGCCCGCGCTTTGGGGGCCGTTCGCGCGCTGTCCGGTGAGCATCAATCCGCTGCGCGCGGTCGCGCGCGGCCGCGGCTTCCCGCTTCCCGGAGACGGCGAGACGAAGGTCGAGTGGCTGGATCCGCGCGACGCCGCGCGCGCGCTGCACTCCTGCACGGAGAACGACCGCACCATCGGCCAGGTTTACAACGTGCCGGGCAGCGGAGAGATTTTGTGGCGGGAATTCGGCGCTTGGGTCGCGAAAGTCGCGGGAATAGGTCCGAA
The window above is part of the bacterium genome. Proteins encoded here:
- a CDS encoding NAD-dependent epimerase/dehydratase family protein, which translates into the protein MGTGKKQLVLGGTGQLGLSLLRYLLSVGRGARTIVRNPDKLYEAGLHEEIEVLTAEMDDVWTLRKIIEGSSAVYYCSTKWITEPQDALIEMIWAERIANACLEFDVRLVVPSCAWVYGRTTVNPIPETHPLLSSAPYGTAKAAVEHVVMKLARASGLPATVLRLPALWGPFARCPVSINPLRAVARGRGFPLPGDGETKVEWLDPRDAARALHSCTENDRTIGQVYNVPGSGEILWREFGAWVAKVAGIGPKIRRIPSGFAGRLLGQSGFEQTLSWWYSNPLILDGSEFRRDTGFVHTYQLRQSIADAWQWYSNRRPEDVYGIA